tttgcttccgtgagaggcacggttgtgatttcatCAGAGGCatgggcgtgcctctttcggaaagggaaaaacccGTGCTCCCGGTTCGTTTTTTGCCGTccggttttttcgtgaaaaaagttcatcaaaacctatcaacatggatctagttttgaagatctcgacgcgaggaatccaacgacgaaagcggttcgagatttggatgcacggtttaagagataaaacattttgaataaacgggtctacgaaaaaagggaaactcccaggttgcgacaagtggcgcccATGTAGCGCGCCACTTGTCACAACTTGGGGAATTGAAATGATCTTCACAACGAGTACTCCTTAACTAGTGATTTCGTCAAACTCCTGACCAAAGGAGCCGATTATGGGGGGCTCCTATTGGGCGCTTCAGGCGCCCGAACCCTAGCGCTCGCTGCGGCCTCCAGTTGGGCCGGGCCCATGAATCGCGCTCAGCAgcaagaaaaaaggaaaaagataGCTCCAGGTCTCGAACACACGACCTTCGAGTTCGCGTACGAGTCCACTAGCCACTCGACCTATCATGCAGCTGGAGATTCCTAACAGCGGCAAACGTATAATAGATAAAGTCGCCGCGCTATTCTatttcatagaatttttttggaaaaagATCGTGACATTGAAATAGTTCATggattttgaaaaatgttcttcattttggagaaattttgaaaaccctgaaaaaagttcattggttttcaaaaaaggttcatcaaatttgaaaaaacgTTTATTGGTTTTGAAAAACGTTCATCAAAATTGAAAAAAAAGTTAACGGATTTTCAAATAATGTTCATCGAACATGAAAATAGTTCACTgaatttggaaaaaagttcatcgaatttgaaaaaaaaatcatcgaACATGAAGGTAGATTTGACAAAGCTCTTAGATAGGAACAGAGGACATGACATAGCAGCGGAAGAACACGACCATTGGATAACTTCTGCTATCGGTTGTCCAGTTCATTTCATTAGCACTTTGACTTGAGGGCGGGGAAGTGAAGGACGCTCAGTGTGCGAAAATAAAACACAGCTTTGTGTGTAAAAGATGTACTTATGGATTTTCAGTGTAACTGGTGTTTCTGTTCACACTTAAGAATGGCCTAATTTTACAATTCAAGTTAAGCAATCATTATCTATAATGAATCAGTTTTCTGAATTTTGTGTCACTCTTATTTAGAACAGTCTTCGTGAGTATATTCGAGTTATGAATGTAGGGTTGTTTCTCTGGTGGGTCAGCTCTCATGGCCGCAAAATGAAAATATAATTAAATTACTCTTATAGTATAAACTGTGAATGATGACCTGCAAATCCCCAAGCAAAATAGACAATGCAAAAATCAAATGATAATACATATTTCTTGTGTACTTTCTATTTTTTCCTCATGTTAGTTCAGATGTGATTAAGGTGATGTGTCGGTTTAATCATACAAAGATGGAATTTGGTGAACATATTGCATGCACATGATGCAGAATTATATCTTTCCTAGAAACACATTAAAAAAAACAAGTTCACATTTACAGAGCAGACATCAGCGCTGTGAGGTTTGAAAAATAGTCTTATTGCCAAGGACAAAACTATTGGATATGAGAAAGTCGAGGTGGTTACTGCAAAAGTCAAGTTTTACAGCTAACTAGTATCAGTGGGGTTTTCATGAAATGTACACTAAGTGGTCTGAGATGGCTCCACTAGAATCTGTACCATCCAGAGGTTCTCATCAGATGCAGTGTATTTTGAAGAAATCAAGCAAGCAGGGAGACACAACGGTTAActtaattttttgagaaaaacacaTGTAACTTTATTTATTCTCAAAACCATTACAGGTACATTGCTTTGGATCCAAGATTCAAGAAATTACAAAGTAACTCTCACAACTAAGAATTACAATAAAATCTCTTGAAAACATTTTCTCTGCAACTGGATCGGAGCAACGCTACTGCTACTCGTTTCACATGCACAGACTCAATTACCAATAAAGGTGCCTGAAAGGCCCTTGAGCCAGCCATCCAAAAAGATGGGAAGCCGCGAGCGATGATTGTGCTTGGGCCAGGGATGATCCCCTAGAAGTGCAGGTCGCTGAATCACAAAAACTTCATCAAAATGTCGTTGAAAGATTCCAACTCCACACAGATCTAACCAACAACAGCAACATGACACAATAACATAAACTCGTAAGATTCAAAAAATCGATTCTGTGAGGACATCAAACTCTCTGTCTTCATGGCACCGCCACAAAGAACTAGAGTAAACGGTGTGCCTGGTCATGCCTTCTTGAGGGATATCGCCAGCATTGATCGTGGGCTTTTGGTATGTTCCTCTTGCAAGCTGCCTTCCCTGCTCCAGCGTCGCTCCAAGGTCCTCACAAATTCAtccatgacttctccaaaatgaagGACTATTATCGGCTCAAATATGGCTCTGGTCACACTAGCAAACCTGCTTGGGACCACAAGTGTGCTTTCCAGACCGACAAAAGGATTGTTCGCCAGCATCTCAGTGATTGAAAACGAACCTTCATCTTGGATGATCTCCCTCAGCTCTTTGTTGGAAGGTTCATACACAGGCAAATAGAAAGAGTCAAACTTTGCTTTGTCGATTACACCCTGTCAAAAGCATACCAAAAGATTTGAGGTCAAATACTCAGCGTTGGTTATTAAATTATAAAAATGCAATGCTAGAAAATATTGTACCTCTGAGACCATGACGCTTAGAATCTGAGCTACGAATTCGCAGAGGTGAGAGAATTCGGGGGTGACTACATCAGAATCCCTCCCTACAAGGGAAACAACCATCCAGCCTCCTGGGATCATTTCTTTGGCCCTCAGCTCAAGGAAACGTGTAAAATCTTTTCTGAACTACTGTGCATAAGCTTGAAGGACCATAGGACGCCTTTCAAGCCTTGTATGCTCATCAATGTCATACGCTGGGATCTGGTTCCTTGTTAGATCTTCAGGAGCCTGTAGAGATGAGGTTCTGCTTACAAAACCAACTAGAAAAGCAATGGATCAATCCAACGAGCAGTTCTAAACGCACACCTTGGAGAGCCAATGCAGGCTGTTGGACGAGAAGACAAGATGCAAGGAACCACTAGTGAAGAGCCTCTCGTAAAACGACCCCGGTAAAACTCCGGTCATGACAATGGTATCGTTGCTGCTTTGACGTAGCGTGACCAGGTTCTACACCACCATGTTGAAGTCATTGTCAGGCAGGTCGTTGAGAAGCACAGACACTTCAGGAGGTGGCTGTAGGAGCTGGTGGCCGTGATTGTGGATGGCCTCGACGGCGATCGAGACTAGCGCTATCGCGTTTGGACCAGAGGAGCAGCCCAGGTCCGCAATCACCATCTTTGTGGGCAACAAGGTGCTAGTGCCGGGGCATAAATAAACGATGGCCGCTTCTATCAGGGGCTTCATCCTCTTCTGCTCACCATTCTGTAATCGAGGTGCAGTGTTCTTTATCAAATGTGGTCTTTATAATGTTCTCATTCTTCCTTAAATAGAATGTTGCCAACCGTGTTTGAAGAAATTCTTGACGGAATTATCGACGGAAGCTAGGTGCAAACAGCATAGTGAGTTAATCTGGAGGGCAAAATATATATACCTGAACAAAGGAATTGCGAGCATAGCTTGTTTCCCCTTGTTATTGATTCATATGCACCGTCAACATGGACGCCATTGCCAGCTTCTTGGAGCAGGATTAACCTCACCTCCAGATTAAAGCTTTGTGCAGGAACCAGATTCTAGTAGCTAGCCGGAAAGGAACTATATCTATGATCAGGATTCCATGATTTAGCAACGTTTAGCCCACGCTGGCTGCTTTTCCTACGTTGAATTCTGCTGCAGCGTTGCATCTCGGTACTCCCTCCATCCCGAAATATATGACGTATAAATTGAGTCAAAAAGTCAATACCTTTTTAGTTTGGCCGAACATATATGCAAAAATATAAATATACATAACACCAATATATCCATCATTAGTTATATTTTCATAATTTATTTTCAATATTATAATTATTGATATTTCCTTCTATATATTTTGTCAAACTTTGATTCCGTTTACTTTTGGACTCATTTTATATGCAAATACTCcatccgtcccataatataagaacgttttttacactagtgtagtgtagTGTAAGAAAAACGCTCTTTAAGTGACATTCGCGCAACAATGCGCGTATGAGTCAAAGGAATCATTTACTTGGTCTTTAGTTTTGTTTATAATGCAGTAAATAAACAGTGAGAAAAAACTCCGAAAGTAAATAAACAATAAAAAACAAATTCAAATTTCCAGGCTCTTGGCCATTTATTTGTGCTGTCAAATAAGTATTTTGATTTGTCGTTCAGTTTATTATTATAAATTGTGCAGTTGAACCTGAGCCTGAACTTCCAGTGTACGTTCCACCCTTGATTTTTCACGCATTTTGGCTGTCGTCAATTATTGTGGTTCTGCAATTTCTCGTCTTCCACTGTTTTGGGTCAATGCATGCATACAACTTTTGCTCAATAAGACTGTTATATGAACACGTGCGACGTGTACTGCTGTGCTCCAAAGTCTCTCTGGATCCTATAAGCAATCGGAAATATTATGCCGCACGCTGCTACGACCAAAGGACACGTGAGTCGTAGGCTGTGGTACTATTGACTGCATGCTGGCTGACAATGTTCCAGTCCGGCTGCTTCGAAAGGTCACTCCCCGCTGCAGATCTTTACCAAGACAGATCGAGGTAACACGTACGTACGCCATATGCATCCAAGTGTTTCAATCCGTGGTGCCTACGCCATCTTCAATGCAGATCATCAAATTTTCGCCCACGAATATCCACGGACAAGACGGCCGGGCAAAGGCCATCCAACTGAAAGTCACCAATATCCGCACCAAAGTCGAACGAAAATTAGCAAGTTCAATACATTGCATGCAAACCGGATGGAATTTACAAGTTCGgaataaactaaaactaaactaaactaaaactaagcATAGTAGTAGACGATGAACTCGTAGGCCTGGCCTCCCAGGCAGCCGGCACCACCGTCGTCGTTGCGACCACCGCCCACGTTGAGCCAGTGGCGGAAGGCCCCCCATGCATGACGACATCCATGTCAGGCCGCGGCGCTCTCGCAGGCAGACGCTTCAGTGCATCCTCGGTAGCATTGCGCCGCCTGTCGCCGGCTTCTTGGAGACGGATGGTACGCTCGGACTCTGCCAACCTCACTTGGAGGAGCTGGGTGTTTAGCTAGTGCCTGCGGCGGGCGTCCGACTCGACAGTGATCTTGAACCAATCAAGGACCCAAGCCTCTATGAGCACCCAGGCAGGCGCCACCTGGGTCTTGGCGAATGCCGCATTGCGCTATGCCGGTCGCACCTCCTTCTTCTCAACTTTGCATTTGGATGAAGACACACTGCCGACGCCGACGCCTTTGAGATAGTGGTGGAGGCGAGAGGGTTCGCCTCCGGCGAGGGCCCGATTGGCGACGCGGAAGGGACAGTGCCTCCTCCTTGACGTGGCATCCAATCTGAACGTCATGGTTGCTCAGAGGGGACGACGACGCGAGACCATGGTTGATCAACGACCTGCGCAACACCTCCTCCATCAGCTGCATGAACTAGTTCTCGGAGCGAGCATTGAGCAGTGGCACCTTCTGGTCCTTCACGCTGGACGCAGCTGTGGACAACAACAGGTCCGCGGCCGTGGGGGATGAAGGCAACAGCCTTTGTTATCAATATTTTCACATATATATTAACCACTATATCTGTTTGCTTATTGGTTCAGTAGTGCCGCAAAGTAATTTTAAGCAATACTTTATAGTCTAGCTAGTGCCATTTTTTACTTCGGACACTTGGTTTGTCGTAAGCTGGCTAGTGCGTTGGGCTGCATCTGTCTTGGGCCTGGTCTTCTTCTGGGCTTCAGGCCCATCAGTCGTTCAGCTGCTAACAGCGCACTAGTTAAATAGAATGATTTTACCCAAAAAAAGTTAAATAGAATGATAGTGCTAAAAAAGTTACTAAATAGAATGATTGCATGATAGTCAACTTTCAAGTGAAATGTTCTGTTGCATTTCATTTTTGTTCATGGTCTGGTGCTCCTGAGGCCTGAGCGTTCTACACCGCTCATGGTGCTCCCATCGCTGAAGGAAGGATCATACAGAGCTAGTGCTTTGCTTACATGTGCATTATTAGTTGGTTGCTAGTAGTTAGTTTCTTCATCACATGGATACGTATGGAATATTAACTATAGCTGACACTCAATGTCGGCA
The Aegilops tauschii subsp. strangulata cultivar AL8/78 chromosome 3, Aet v6.0, whole genome shotgun sequence genome window above contains:
- the LOC109780470 gene encoding salicylate/benzoate carboxyl methyltransferase-like, encoding MTFRLDATSRRRHCPFRVANRALAGGEPSRLHHYLKGVGVGSVSSSKCKVEKKENLVTLRQSSNDTIVMTGVLPGSFYERLFTSGSLHLVFSSNSLHWLSKAPEDLTRNQIPAYDIDEHTRLERRPMGVIDKAKFDSFYLPVYEPSNKELREIIQDEGSFSITEMLANNPFVGLESTLVVPSRFASVTRAIFEPIIVLHFGEVMDEFVRTLERRWSREGSLQEEHTKSPRSMLAISLKKA